In a genomic window of Suricata suricatta isolate VVHF042 chromosome 12, meerkat_22Aug2017_6uvM2_HiC, whole genome shotgun sequence:
- the TRH gene encoding thyrotropin releasing hormone, protein MPGLWLLLALALTLTVAGIPGGRAQLEVAQQEAAMASEHTGLDNLLRQAERLLLLREDLLHLGKNQGDGESESQIIQPDWLSKRQHPGKREEETEERVEEEEEGGAVGLHKRQHPGRREDVAAWSDVTQQKRQHPGRRSSWLGHTFTKRQHPGRRLVDPKAQRSWEEEGEGEEGELMPEKRQHPGKRALGGPCEPQGACGQASLLLGLLDDLSRGQGAEEKRQHPGRRAAWARESLEE, encoded by the exons ATGCCTGGCCTTTGGTTGCTGCTAGCCTTGGCGTTGACCTTGACCGTGGCTGGTATTCCGGGAGGCCGGGCTCAGCTGGAGGTGGCCCAGCAGGAGGCAGCGATGGCCAGTGAGCACACCGGCCTGGATAACCTCTTGCGCCAGGCAGAGCGCCTCCTCCTCCTTCGGGAAGACCTTCTGCATCTCGGAAAGAACCAGGGTGATGGAGAATCAG agTCCCAGATCATTCAACCTGACTGGCTCTCCAAGCGTCAGCATCCTGGcaaaagggaagaggagacagaagagagagttgaagaggaggaggaaggaggggctgtGGGCCTCCACAAACGGCAGCACCCTGGCCGGAGGGAGGATGTGGCTGCATGGTCAGATGTAACCCAGCAGAAGCGGCAGCACCCTGGCCGGCGCTCCTCCTGGCTTGGGCATACTTTCACCAAGAGGCAGCACCCAGGCAGACGGCTGGTGGATCCCAAGGCCCAAAGGAGCtgggaagaagagggggagggggaggagggagagctgaTGCCTGAGAAACGCCAGCATCCGGGCAAGAGGGCTCTGGGAGGACCATGTGAGCCGCAGGGAGCCTGTGGTCAGGCCAGCCTCCTGCTGGGGCTCTTGGATGACTTGAGCAGGGGTCAGGGGGCTGAGGAGAAGCGGCAGCATCCTGGGCGGCGGGCAGCCTGGGCCAGGGAGTCCCTGGAGGAGTGA